From Triticum urartu cultivar G1812 chromosome 2, Tu2.1, whole genome shotgun sequence, a single genomic window includes:
- the LOC125539881 gene encoding probable plastid-lipid-associated protein 13, chloroplastic yields the protein MAAAAAATLAPVSPPLLPAVRGRRDGQLRLSPRRAAGCRCRATAQFQGGPAASYAREMERLSAKESLLLAFRDSGGFEAFVSGKTTEMQKIDVNERIVGLERLNPTPRPTTSPYLEGRWNIEWFGDSSPGTFASKLLFERSPTSVAHFTGLDVVIRDGYCKISSNVKLLNTIQNRFVLTTQLSVEGPIRMKEEYVEAFLETPKISEETLPEQLKGLLGQTAGALQQLPASIRDAVSEGVKLPLNGMYQRLFMISYLDEEILIIRDAAGAPDVLTKLEGPQPNPMENTPDVVIPEYQS from the exons atggccgccgccgccgcagcgaCGCTCGCCCCGGTCTCCCCTCCGCTGCTGCCCGCCGTCCGCGGTCGCCGGGACGGCCAGCTGCGCCTCTCCCCCCGCCGCGCCGCCGGGTGCCGCTGCAGGGCCACGGCGCAGTTCCAGGGCGGCCCCGCCGCCAGCTACGCCCGCGAGATGGAGCGCCTCTCCGCCAAGGAGTCCCTCCTCCTCGCC TTCAGGGACTCTGGAGGCTTCGAAGCCTTTGTTAGCGGCAAGACCACGGAGATGCAGAAGATCGACGTCAATGAGCGCATCGTCGGCCTCGAACGCCTCAACCCCACTCCTCGTCCCACAAC ATCACCCTATCTGGAAGGTCGATGGAACATTGAATGGTTCGGTGATAGCAGTCCGGGAACATTTGCATCCAAGCTTTTGTTTGA GCGGTCACCTACAAGTGTCGCACACTTTACGGGGCTTGATGTGGTGATCAGGGATGGCTACTGCAAAATTTCCTCGAACGTCAAGCTCTTGAATACG ATACAAAACAGATTTGTTCTGACCACTCAACTGTCCGTGGAGGGGCCTATCAGGATGAAAGAGGAATACGTCGAGGCATTTTTGGAAACCCCCAAAATCAGTGAAGAAACACTACCTGAACAACTGAAGGGCTTACTTGGACAAACTGCAGGAGCTCTACAGCAACTTCCTGCCTCTATAAGAGATGCTGTTTCGGAGGGGGTTAAGTTACCTCTTA ATGGGATGTACCAGCGCTTATTCATGATTTCCTACCTTGATGAAGAAATACTG ATTATCCGAGATGCTGCTGGAGCACCTGATGTCCTGACAAAACTGGAAGGGCCGCAACCAAATCCAATGGAGAACACGCCAGACGTAGTGATTCCTGAATATCAAAGCTAA
- the LOC125539882 gene encoding uncharacterized protein LOC125539882, with product MAPHSPAVKLQSRAAPAPSSAMGAHRWSRPIAKGPPRKIRIVHVLAPEVIKTDARHFRELVQRLTGKPKGGGVGGGASSSSSSRSPESAAAESSSQQQAAAGGSSSVAVAVAPEAAAGGTVKAEVKEEDAASPEGGFGEAGGTATNDAFFQDLDEFLLGGWL from the coding sequence ATGGCACCGCACTCCCCCGCCGTGAAGCTCCAGTCCCGCGCCGCGCCGGCGCCGTCGTCGGCGATGGGCGCGCACCGGTGGTCCCGCCCCATCGCCAAGGGCCCGCCGCGCAAGATCAGGATCGTGCACGTCCTGGCGCCGGAGGTGATCAAGACGGACGCGCGGCACTTCCGCGAGCTCGTGCAGCGCCTCACCGGGAAGCCGaaaggcggcggggtcggcggagGGGCGTCCTCGTCGTCCTCGTCGCGGTCGCCCGAGAGCGCCGCGGCGGAGTCGTCGTCCCAGCAGCAGGCGGCGGCAGGCGGCTCGTCGTCCGTCGCGGTCGCGGTCGCccccgaggcggcggcgggggggaCCGTCAAGGCGGAGGTGAAGGAGGAGGACGCCGCGTCGCCGGAGGGCGGGTTCGGGGAGGCGGGGGGCACGGCGACGAACGACGCCTTCTTCCAGGACCTCGACGAGTTCCTCCTCGGCGGATGGCTTTAG